ttttttttttttttttttttagtaaagatgaggtctcactatgttgcataggctggtcttaaactcctgagctcaagcaatcctccttcctcagcctcccacagtgctgggtttataggcatgagctacaaTGCCTAGcccatttttagtattttataacCATAGTGGAtggaaatataattgatttttatattgactTGTATCCTGCAAGCTTGCTGAACTAAATTTATTAGCTCTaatgggtttgtgtgtgtgtgtgtgtgtgtgtggattccttaggattttctatatataagattgtATCTTCTACAgatacagttttacttcttcctttccaatttggaagccttttgttttattttcttgcttaattgcccTGGTTCAAACCTctagtaccatgttgaatagaaatgatgGGACTGGACATCCTTATTAGGTTTTGTTGTTAAGGAGAAAGTGTTCggtctttcaccattaaatataatattagctGTGGGGTTTTCATCAggttaaggaatttttttttcttttttttttttttttagatagggtctcacttggtcacccaggctggagtgcagtggtgcaatcttagctctcTACAGCCTCGAtcttcctcctgggctcaagcaattctcctgcttcatcctcctgagtacctaggactacaggcaagcgccaccatgcttggctaattttcatattttttgtaaagatgatgttttgccctgttgcccaggctggtctcaaactcctgagctcaagcaatccacccacctcagcctcccaaagtgctgagattacaggcatgtgccactgagcctggctgaggaagtttctttttgttcttaagtggctttctttttttttttttttgtaaaaggatgttggattttgtcaaatgcaatTTCTGCACCTTTTGAAATGATTGTTTTAGTTCTTATTGTATATCatgttgattgatttttgtatgttgaaccagccttgcattcttagaataaatcccacttggtcaagGTATATAATCTTTTTGTATATGTTAAATGatatttaatgtataataaatttaaacctttctttgccCCAACAGAAAATGATCCACAGTCTATTTCTTATAAACTGTTCCGGTGACATATTTCTAGAGAAGCACTGGAAGAGCGTTGTGAGCCAGTCTGTCTGTGATTATTTCTTTGAAGCTCAAGAGAAAGCTGCTGATGTTGAAAATGTACCACCTGTCATTTCAACACCTCACCACTACCTCATCAGTATCTACCGGGATAAGCTCTTCTTTGTATCTGTCATACAGACTGAAGTGCCACCTCTCTTTGTAATTGAGTTCCTACATCGAGTTGCTGACACTTTTCAGGTTGGTTATCTATCATACCTTTCTAACTTAAATGACCCAAGTTAACTGAAGGGGAGACatgattatattatttaattaccCAGGTTTTGATGTctactgtctgtctctttctgtttgaGCGTAAATTCATAAACCCTTTTCTATGTGGTATACAGTTACACACATGGCTGCTCTATTCActattttttatatgtattacAGATTGCAGTTGGCTCTCCATAtacatgggttctgcatccatgaaTCCACCCAACCTTACATGGCaaatatttgaacaaaaaaaTCGAACTGAACATGTACAAACTTCTTCTTCTCATTATTActtaaacaatacagtataacaaatagttacatagcatttacactgtGTTAgatattacaagtaatctagaggtgatttaaagtatataggaggatgtGTATAAGTTatgtgcaaatactatgccattttatgtcAGGGACTTGAGAATTGtgaattttggtatccacaggggatCCTGGAACTAATTCCCACaaataccaagggatgactgtatatcATCAGGAAACAATGATGCCCTCCACATACAGTTCTCTCAATGGTCTCAAGATTTTCATTGGTTATGAACTCttctatatttacattttattattttctcttgtctTGCTGAATATACCAAATAATTTAAGCTTATCTGTATGCATTTTGGGATAGTTAATCAGGGTGAATGAAGTTTATAGCTCAAATTCCAATTTAATGTTTCAATACTTTCTGGTATAATATGTAATAGGAATTAAATTCAATCtagaaatatcaagaaaatattgAGGAATAATGTTAGGACTAtagaggggttttttttgtttgcttgttttgttttgttttgttttgttttgtttgagacggagtctcactctgttgcctaggctggagtgcggtagcatgatctcggctcaccgcaacctccacctcccgggttcaagcaatcctcccgcctcagcctcccaagtagctgggaccacaggtgtgcaccatcacactcagctaatttttgtatttttagtagagacagggtttcaccatgttggccaggctggtcttgaactcctgacctcaagttatacacccgcctcagcctcccaaattgctgagattacaggcatggaccaccatgcccggactatAGAGGGTTTTTCCCCCCGCTCTGTTTTATATATGTTCAGCATCTTAAGCAATGAATTATGCTACTCTAAGTTTATTCTTCAGGACAAAAAGTATTTAGCAAGCCTTTCTTTGTGCCTTCCATTGTGTgatattttgtgtgtattttgtcAGGACTACTTTGGTGAGTGTTCAGAGGCTGCAATTAAGGATAATGTGGTCATAGTATATGAACTCTTAGAAGAAATGTTAGACAATGGATTTCCACTGGCTACCGAATCTAACATTTTGAAAGAATTGATTAAACCACCAACAATTCTACGCTCTGTTGTCAACTCTATTACAGGTAAGATGAAAACATACTTTGCTAGTAACTGAGCAATTAAAACTTTGTAAACAACTCATTATTGCTCATGATCTGACATATTATTAAGGTAGTACAATTTGGCCATAATTAAAGTTACTGGTAAAGTTAAAATGGAtgtactatatatttattttcatggaaAGAGGCTAGACCTTAAGTGATAAAGAACTTTTGgttattactcttttttttttttctaaaacaccaCAAcaatattattaccattatttaaCACTACATACTAAGACTGAATAAATTGTTCCAGTTATTCCTAAAGAAGCCAGTATATGAGCCCACTTAGaagagaatttagtccatttatagactggcattttaatatttaaaatagcattaCGTAACTGGTATGCTGCTACTCTACAATTACTAGAGAATAGAAAATTTAAGACACTTAACCACACAGTACTACAGTCTCCTCCAAGTCTTTGTTTTTATGCATGCAGAAGatgtattaagaaaaaataggaaatagtTTACTTATGAGATCTCATGCATTGTGGGCCTGTACTTGCGTTGTAAGCTTCCAGCTGGGTTTAATTCTTGAATGTAGCTAGAAATTAGGCACATCCAGATGCCAATATTCTTTCGAAAGCATTAAAGTCTTTTAGACAAAGATTCCTATGAAATGTTATATGCCACTCCAGCTCCACTGTCCACCATTGTAAACCCCTGTCCAGTGCCTTGACCTAAAAATGAGGTGAGAGAGGCCTATAAGAAAAAGATCATTCAGCAGCTCTTTATTCATCCTCTGTGTAAGGATGAATGTTAGGAGAAATTCAAAGAAAGATAAGATGGCGTGTCTGTGCTCCTAAAACTTAATACTCTGAATGGgacattggaaaaaaaattaaaataagtaaataactgTGTAAGACTTTAAAAAGCAATTCCATACTTCACAGATAATGTAATAGCAttggaaaataaatacacatgGTGTAATGTTAAATTGAAAAGTCagcacaaaactgaaaaaaattattcttatatATAAATACTCACTCAGACAAAAAAGTATTTACAATGATTATACCCAGCTAAATAcagattatctttatttttgctttatactttctaattttccaaaataaacatgtattttatagTCAGAGAAAAgttactaaaatatataaagcaaaacatAACAGATTCATAAGGCAGTGTATTACAAAGTTCAAGAGAATGGTTCCATTAATGAAGTAATCCCTCCTGAACTGTGGTGGGTGGCCACCTTGGAGAATCAGTAGAATTCAGGAAGTGAGGGAGGAATAAGAGCATTCTCCATAGGTGGAACTGtatgagaaaaaaacacacatgaaaGAGAAAAACCTAAAGTTTTATTAATCCCCTTAGCAGAAGCAGAACTGTTTTTCAGTTGAGAAGTTAGAGATCaaattaaaaagtagagaaaGTCCTTCAAAGCTAGGATAAATATTTAGCTTTTATCATAAAGCCAGTGAGCAAACATTGAAGGTTTTTGAGCAGGAAGATAACATGATTATAGGCTGCAGGTAGGAACACCAATCATAAGTAGACTGCAAAATTGTAGATACAGTATGATTGCGACTATATTTTAAAGTGCAATTAAAAGCCAAAattatcaaaatagaaaaaaatgcaacctTCTGGTGGtggaaatattcaaagaaatataccaaaatgttaatattatattaaaatgttaataccataatattaacaaaaatgtTAATGGTAGATATATTTTGTTAGTAAGAAGACAGGTGTTTTTCTTTAAACCACCTTTCTGAACTctacctttttgttgttgttgttaagtatGTAGTACTTTCGAATGGGAAATATAAATTAACCAAAATATTGAGTAAGTCACAGCTCAAAGATATGTGTTTTGGACAACCAGACTTATTTTTAGGCATGTGTCAGCTTACCAGGAAATTAGCCAGATACTGAATACTAGCTATATTGCAGCCACATGGGTatgctgaccttaaaataggaaaAGGCCAGATTCCATTTACTCCACTGAGGCCTGCTTGGCAGCATCTCGTGTAAAATAAAGTTAAGTACTGAAGGGTCTAGTTATAACTCTGTATTCTCACTGGAGACATTTTATTGGCAGAAGGTTTTGAAACAACCAACCTCTTTTTTCATCAGTGGCAGAGATTCTGTTGTTGAGCCACTGGAATTAGATTAGGTTACTGTTAACACACAGGAAGcaaaagataagtaaataaatttaaccTGGTTTGGCAGGTAGACAGAGGGCCACATGGCCTATAATTCTCTTCTAGATATTTGATCATGTTGGTATGGATATGTCTGACAATTCTAGTGACCATCCACAACTTCATTAAGAAAAATCCAAACATTGAAgaagcagctttttttttcctagtaataAATTTTCTCATGACTGTTTTACACATCAGCTTTGCGTTCTCCTTTTTTGGTTTCTAGGCAGTAGTAATGTTGGAGACACACTCCCCACTGGGCAGCTGTCCAACATACCATGGCGTCGGGCAGGGGTAAAGTACACAAACAATGAAGCCTATTTTGATGTTGTTGAAGAAATAGACGCAATTATAGATAAATCAGGTAATTGTGTGCATGTCATCTTATTTGGGGAAAAACAATTCATCTGACACAGATGAATAGAAAACTGaagtcctggccgggcgcagtggctcacgcctgtaattccagccctttgggaggccaaggcaggtggaacatgaggtcagagttcgagaccagtctggccaacatggtgaaactctgtctctactgaagatacaaaaaattagccaggcatggtggcgcacacctgtaatcccagctactcgggaggctgaggcaggagaattgcttgatcccaggaggcagaggttgcaatgagacaagatcacgccattgcactccagcctggctctgTCTcaacgaaaaaaaaaagaaaggaaaagaaaattgaagtCCTTTGGCAGTATGGTTTCAGTGGAAAGGCATTCATTATCTGatgatttttaaatctgtttgttagtttatttatttatttatttgagacgggggtctcacactgttgcccaggctggagtgcaatgacatgatcttggctcactggaaccttcacctcctgggttcaagcgatcctgctgcctcagcttcccaagtagctgggattacaggcatgagccaccacacctggctaaattttttttttttttttttttgagatgcagtttcactcttattgcccagggtggagtgcaatggtgcaatctcggctcaccgcaacctccgcctcccgggttcaaacagttcttctgcctcagcctcccgagtacctgggattacaggcatgcaccagcatgcccagctaattttgtgtttttggtggagatgggatttctccatgttggtcaggctggtctcaaactcctgacctcaggtgatctgcccgtttcggcctcccaaagtgctaggattacaggcgtgagccaccactcccggccctggctaattttttgtatttttagtagaaacgaggtttcacaatgttggccaggctggtctcgagctcctaacctcaagtgatccacctgccttggcctcccaaagtgctgggattacaggtgtgagccactgcacctggcccataaatCTGTTTATTTTGCCCATAGGTTACATATAATTTTCATAACCACTAGTTGAGGTCTGCCAAACATGTAAA
The Pongo abelii isolate AG06213 chromosome 8, NHGRI_mPonAbe1-v2.0_pri, whole genome shotgun sequence genome window above contains:
- the AP3M1 gene encoding AP-3 complex subunit mu-1 isoform X3 — protein: MIHSLFLINCSGDIFLEKHWKSVVSQSVCDYFFEAQEKAADVENVPPVISTPHHYLISIYRDKLFFVSVIQTEVPPLFVIEFLHRVADTFQDYFGECSEAAIKDNVVIVYELLEEMLDNGFPLATESNILKELIKPPTILRSVVNSITGSSNVGDTLPTGQLSNIPWRRAGVKYTNNEAYFDVVEEIDAIIDKSGSTVFAEIQGVIDACIKLSGMPDLSLSFMNPRLLDDVSFHPCIRFKRWESERVLSFIPPDGNFRLISYRVSSQNLVAIPVYVKHSISFKENSSCGRFDITIGPKQNMGKTIEGITVTVHMPKVVLNMNLTPTQGSYTFDPVTKVQPLQIKSTNMGCGKNYSTKAPKS